In a genomic window of Chrysemys picta bellii isolate R12L10 chromosome 1, ASM1138683v2, whole genome shotgun sequence:
- the SEPHS1 gene encoding selenide, water dikinase 1 isoform X1, whose product MLVAVLRLVDAPHLCCHSLSLGLFWVDQQRNQQIRLLKVGGKVALRTMSVRESFNPETYELDKSFRLTRFTELKGTGCKVPQDVLQKLLESLQENHFQEDEQFLGAVMPRLGIGMDTCVIPLRHGGLSLVQTTDYIYPIVDDPYMMGRIACANVLSDLYAMGVTECDNMLMLLGISNKMTDRERDKVMPLIIQGFKDAAEEAGTSVTGGQTVLNPWIVLGGVATTVCQPNEFIMPDNAVPGDVLVLTKPLGTQVAVAVHQWLDIPEKWNKIKLVVTQEDVELAYQEAMMNMARLNRTAAGLMHTFNAHAATDITGFGILGHAQNLAKQQRNEVSFVIHNLPVLAKMAAVSKACGNMFGLMHGTCPETSGGLLICLPREQAARFCAEIKSPKYGEGHQAWIIGIVEKGNRTARIIDKPRIIEVAPQVATQNVNPTPGATS is encoded by the exons GTTGATCAGCAGAGAAACCAACAGATACGTTTGCTCAAGGTGGGGGGGAAGGTAGCACTCAGAACCATGTCTGTTCGGGAGTCCTTTAACCCAGAAACTTACGAACTGGACAAGAGCTTCCGACTGACTCGATTCACTGAACTTAAAGGCACAGGCTGTAAAGTGCCTCAGGATGTTTTACAGAAACTGCTTGAGTCCCTACAAGAAAACCATTTTCAAGAAGATGAACAGTTTCTGGGAGCAGTTATGCCCAGGTTGG GAATTGGGATGGACACTTGTGTCATTCCTTTAAGACATGGTGGTTTGTCTTTGGTCCAGACAACAGATTACATTTATCCCATTGTGGATGACCCTTATATGATG GGACGTATAGCTTGTGCCAATGTCCTAAGTGACCTTTATGCTATGGGGGTCACAGAATGCGACAACATGTTGATGCTCCTTGGGATCAGTAATAAAATGACAGATAGG GAAAGGGACAAAGTGATGCCTCTAATTATCCAGGGTTTCAAAGATGCAGCAGAAGAGGCAGGAACATCTGTGACTGGTGGCCAAACAGTGTTAAATCCTTGGATTGTTTTAGGAGGAGTGGCCACTACAGTCTGTCAGCCTAATGAATTTATAAT GCCAGACAATGCAGTGCCAGGAGATGTACTTGTGTTGACTAAACCCTTGGGAACGCAAGTGGCTGTAGCTGTCCACCAATGGCTAGATATT CCagaaaaatggaataaaataaaGCTAGTGGTAACTCAAGAAGATGTGGAGTTAGCATACCAGGAGGCAATGATGAACATGGCAAGGCTCAACAGAACAG CTGCTGGACTCATGCACACTTTCAATGCACACGCAGCTACAGATATCACAGGATTTGGAATCCTGGGGCATGCACAGAACCTAGCCAAACAACAACGAAATGAGGTGTCCTTCGTTATCCATAACCTTCCTGTCCTAGCCAAGATGGCTGCAGTTAGCAAAGCATGTGGCAATATGTTTGGCCTCATGCATGGGACCTGTCCTGAAACGTCAG GAGGTCTCCTTATCTGTTTACCACGTGAACAGGCAGCACGTTTCTGCGCCGAGATCAAATCTCCGAAATACGGCGAGGGTCACCAAGCATGGATTATTGGGATTGTAGAGAAGGGCAATCGTACTGCCAGAATAATAGATAAACCACGAATCATTGAAGTTGCACCACAAGTGGCCACTCAAAATGTGAACCCGACACCTGGTGCCACTTCTTAA
- the SEPHS1 gene encoding selenide, water dikinase 1 isoform X2 produces the protein MLVAVLRLVDAPHLCCHSLSLGLFWVDQQRNQQIRLLKVGGKVALRTMSVRESFNPETYELDKSFRLTRFTELKGTGCKVPQDVLQKLLESLQENHFQEDEQFLGAVMPRLGIGMDTCVIPLRHGGLSLVQTTDYIYPIVDDPYMMGRIACANVLSDLYAMGVTECDNMLMLLGISNKMTDRERDKVMPLIIQGFKDAAEEAGTSVTGGQTVLNPWIVLGGVATTVCQPNEFIMPDNAVPGDVLVLTKPLGTQVAVAVHQWLDIPEKWNKIKLVVTQEDVELAYQEAMMNMARLNRTATDITGFGILGHAQNLAKQQRNEVSFVIHNLPVLAKMAAVSKACGNMFGLMHGTCPETSGGLLICLPREQAARFCAEIKSPKYGEGHQAWIIGIVEKGNRTARIIDKPRIIEVAPQVATQNVNPTPGATS, from the exons GTTGATCAGCAGAGAAACCAACAGATACGTTTGCTCAAGGTGGGGGGGAAGGTAGCACTCAGAACCATGTCTGTTCGGGAGTCCTTTAACCCAGAAACTTACGAACTGGACAAGAGCTTCCGACTGACTCGATTCACTGAACTTAAAGGCACAGGCTGTAAAGTGCCTCAGGATGTTTTACAGAAACTGCTTGAGTCCCTACAAGAAAACCATTTTCAAGAAGATGAACAGTTTCTGGGAGCAGTTATGCCCAGGTTGG GAATTGGGATGGACACTTGTGTCATTCCTTTAAGACATGGTGGTTTGTCTTTGGTCCAGACAACAGATTACATTTATCCCATTGTGGATGACCCTTATATGATG GGACGTATAGCTTGTGCCAATGTCCTAAGTGACCTTTATGCTATGGGGGTCACAGAATGCGACAACATGTTGATGCTCCTTGGGATCAGTAATAAAATGACAGATAGG GAAAGGGACAAAGTGATGCCTCTAATTATCCAGGGTTTCAAAGATGCAGCAGAAGAGGCAGGAACATCTGTGACTGGTGGCCAAACAGTGTTAAATCCTTGGATTGTTTTAGGAGGAGTGGCCACTACAGTCTGTCAGCCTAATGAATTTATAAT GCCAGACAATGCAGTGCCAGGAGATGTACTTGTGTTGACTAAACCCTTGGGAACGCAAGTGGCTGTAGCTGTCCACCAATGGCTAGATATT CCagaaaaatggaataaaataaaGCTAGTGGTAACTCAAGAAGATGTGGAGTTAGCATACCAGGAGGCAATGATGAACATGGCAAGGCTCAACAGAACAG CTACAGATATCACAGGATTTGGAATCCTGGGGCATGCACAGAACCTAGCCAAACAACAACGAAATGAGGTGTCCTTCGTTATCCATAACCTTCCTGTCCTAGCCAAGATGGCTGCAGTTAGCAAAGCATGTGGCAATATGTTTGGCCTCATGCATGGGACCTGTCCTGAAACGTCAG GAGGTCTCCTTATCTGTTTACCACGTGAACAGGCAGCACGTTTCTGCGCCGAGATCAAATCTCCGAAATACGGCGAGGGTCACCAAGCATGGATTATTGGGATTGTAGAGAAGGGCAATCGTACTGCCAGAATAATAGATAAACCACGAATCATTGAAGTTGCACCACAAGTGGCCACTCAAAATGTGAACCCGACACCTGGTGCCACTTCTTAA